Proteins encoded in a region of the Panicum hallii strain FIL2 chromosome 3, PHallii_v3.1, whole genome shotgun sequence genome:
- the LOC112886900 gene encoding fatty alcohol:caffeoyl-CoA acyltransferase-like: MAPAAVEASGHQPPLRVVSRRLVKASDPSIQPHTAAVSNIDLYNGGTGQFRIACLYPDELPKAGRSFDDVVAAFVSGLPSLLNHYYPLCGRIAADPTSGLPELHCHNQGADLVVAEVDAALGSLDFGEAETLKKIALPFPDDVGLSVHLLSFACGRFAVVWGINHLLGDGSAITQLIRKWSELSRSGTIAGTGEPSHDRSVFRPRDRPSYGARVDKLFTTFDENRMVNVLTAHDSFVERLYYVEAGDLDRLREASSAKGGRRASRVQALSAYLWKALAGVVAASRVPEERCRLAWWVDARQRLTAPELAAVMPNYFGNATTYTAADATVEEVQRKPLADVAAMVREAITAIDYDEYVQEISDWVEEHKEEIFVESPLIGLGAPTLSQTVFASFPLDTDFGFGQAVLAMPVFRYTRLSSGFMAISARPAGGDESWFVSACVWPRLAAALESDEQHIFKPLTADYLGLV; the protein is encoded by the coding sequence ATGGCGCCTGCTGCTGTCGAGGCATCTGGCCACCAGCCACCCCTCCGCGTCGTGAGCCGCCGCCTCGTGAAGGCCTCCGACCCGTCCATCcagccgcacaccgccgccgtctccaaCATCGACCTCTACAACGGCGGCACGGGGCAGTTCCGCATCGCCTGCCTCtaccccgacgagctccccaaGGCAGGGCGCAGCTTCGACGACGTCGTCGCCGCCTTCGTGTCCGGCCTGCCGTCCCTGCTCAACCATTACTACCCTCTCTGCGGCCGCATCGCCGCCGACCCGACCTCCGGCCTCCCCGAGCTCCACTGCCACAACCAGGGCGCGGACCTCGTGGTGGCAGAGGTCGATGCCGCCCTGGGCAGCCTGGACTTCGGCGAGGCGGAGACGCTCAAGAAGATCGCGCTGCCGTTCCCCGACGACGTCGGGCTCTCGGTGCATCTGCTCTCCTTCGCCTGCGGTCGCTTCGCCGTCGTGTGGGGGATCAACCACCTCCTCGGCGACGGGTCCGCCATCACTCAGCTCATCCGGAAGTGGTCAGAGCTCTCGCGGTCGGGGACGATCGCCGGGACGGGGGAGCCCAGCCACGACCGCTCGGTGTTCCGCCCCCGCGACCGGCCGTCCTACGGCGCCCGGGTCGACAAGCTGTTCACGACGTTCGACGAGAACCGGATGGTGAACGTCCTGACGGCGCACGACAGCTTCGTTGAGCGCCTCTACTACGTGGAGGCGGGCGACCTCGACCGGCTGCGCGAGGCGTCGAGCGCCAAGGGCGGCAGGCGCGCCTCCCGCGTCCAGGCGCTGTCGGCGTACCTGTGGaaggcgctcgccggcgtcgtgGCCGCGTCGCGGGTGCCCGAGGAGCGCTGCCGCCTGGCGTGGTGGGTGGACGCCCGGCAGCGGCTGACGGcgccggagctcgccgccgtGATGCCGAACTACTTCGGCAACGCCACGACGTACACCGCCGCGGACGCGACCGTGGAGGAGGTCCAGCGGAAGCCGCTGGCGGACGTCGCGGCTATGGTGCGGGAGGCCATCACGGCGATCGACTACGACGAGTACGTCCAGGAGATCAGCGACTGGGTGGAGGAGCACAAGGAGGAGATCTTCGTGGAGTCGCCGCTGATCGGGCTCGGCGCCCCGACGCTGAGCCAGACGGTGTTCGCGTCGTTCCCGCTCGACACGGACTTCGGCTTCGGCCAGGCGGTGCTCGCCATGCCCGTCTTCCGCTACACCCGGCTGAGCTCCGGATTCATGGCCATCAGCGCGCGCCCTGCGGGAGGCGACGAGTCCTGGTTCGTAAGCGCGTGCGTGTGGCCACGGCTTGCGGCGGCGCTCGAGTCCGACGAGCAGCACATCTTCAAGCCTCTCACGGCAGACTATCTTGGCCTGGTCTAG
- the LOC112885920 gene encoding pentatricopeptide repeat-containing protein At3g46610-like isoform X3: MASSLAAFHSAAGHVPRPRRQQGAAHGRAFSILQLLHLPPEPLPRRRSRRVAAEFATGGAGTTTGDGGGGRTRGVVGVDVAAVAAVLREARTADDVELLVNGILEGGAGEGGLLPLQVYTTVIRGLGKENCLDAAFAVVEHLKRRGVRLNQFLYNCLLGAVKNCGEFGRIEGVLADMEAQGISPNIVTFNTLMSVYVQQGKTDDVFRVYAEIEGRGLVPTAATYSTLMSAYKKAGDAFAAIKFFVMLRERYKKGELVGNHDNWEQEFVKFEKLTVRVCYMSMRRSLVSGQNPVGEVLKVLLAMDEAGVRPERSDYERLVWACTGEEHYAIGKELYQRIRERDGEISLSVCNHLIWLMGKSKKWWAALEIYEDLLEKGPKQNNLSYELIMSHFNILLNAAKRRGTWRWAVRLLNKMQEKGLKPGSKEWNAVLLACSRASETSAAVDIFKKMVEEGLKPDIVSYGALLSALEKGKLYDEALRVWEHMCKVGVKPNLYAYTILVSIYIGKGNHAMVDTVLHDMVSTQIEPTVVTFNAIISACVRNNMGGTAFEWFHRMKMRSIEPNEITYQMLIEALVQDGKPRLAYEMYKRACSQGLELPAKSYDTVMEACKAYGSLIDLTTLGLRPTKREEPIR, translated from the exons ATGGCCTCCTCCCTGGCCGCCTTCCACTCCGCAGCCGGCCACGTCCCCCGCCCTCGCAGGCAGCAGGGCGCCGCCCACGGGCGCGCCTTCTCCATCCTCCAGCTGCTCCACCTTCCGCCGGAGccgctgccccgccgccgctcccgaaGGGTCGCCGCTGAG TTCGCGACTGGCGGCGCTGGCACCACCaccggcgatggcggcggcggcaggacgAGGGGAGTCGTGGGCGTCGACGTTGCCGCGGTCGCTGCTGTGCTGCGTGAGGCCAGAACGGCTGATGACGTGGAGCTTCTGGTGAATGGTATCTTggaaggcggcgccggcgagggcggcctcCTGCCCCTCCAAGTGTACACCACCGTGATTCGGGGGCTCGGCAAGGAGAACTGCCTGGACGCCGCGTTCGCCGTCGTCGAGCATCTCAAACGGAGAGGGGTCAGGCTCAACCAATTCCTTTACAACTGCCTCCTCGGCGCTGTCAAGAACTGCGGCGAGTTCGGGCGGATTGAGGGTGTTCTCGCTGACATGGAAGCGCAGGGAATCTCCCCAAACATTGTGaccttcaacaccctgatgtcCGTCTATGTTCAACAGGGCAAGACGGACGATGTCTTCAGGGTGTACGCCGAAATTGAAGGCCGGGGACTCGTGCCGACTGCAGCAACATACTCCACTCTGATGTCAGCCTACAAGAAGGCCGGGGATGCGTTTGCAGCCATCAAGTTCTTTGTCATGCTCAGGGAGAGGTACAAGAAGGGTGAGTTGGTGGGGAACCATGACAATTGGGAGCAGGAGTTTGTCAAGTTTGAGAAGCTTACTGTCCGGGTGTGTTACATGTCAATGCGACGGTCTCTTGTCAGTGGGCAGAATCCGGTCGGTGAGGTGTTGAAGGTTCTCCTTGCCATGGATGAAGCAGGTGTGAGGCCAGAAAGAAGCGATTATGAGAGGCTTGTCTGGGCGTGCACTGGGGAGGAACATTACGCCATTGGCAAGGAGCTGTATCAGAGGATTCGTGAGCGTGATGGGGAGATAAGCCTGTCGGTCTGCAACCATCTGATTTGGCTGATGGGCAAGTCTAAGAAATGGTGGGCAGCTCTTGAGATTTATGAGGATTTGTTGGAGAAAGGGCCGAAGCAGAACAATTTGTCTTATGAGCTGATCATGTCACATTTCAACATTCTGCTGAATGCTGCAAAGAGAAGGGGAACTTGGAGGTGGGCTGTTAGGCTGCTTAACAAGATGCAAGAGAAGGGCTTGAAGCCTGGAAGCAAAGAGTGGAATGCAGTTCTACTTGCATGTTCAAGGGCTTCTGAAACATCGGCCGCAGTGGATATCTTCAAGAAAATGGTAGAGGAAGGGTTGAAACCAGATATAGTTTCCTATGGAGCACTGCTGAGTGCACTTGAGAAAGGCAAGCTATATGATGAGGCCCTGAGAGTCTGGGAACACATGTGCAAAGTTGGTGTTAAGCCAAACCTGTATGCATATACAATTTTGGTTTCAATTTACATTGGTAAGGGCAATCATGCTATGGTAGATACTGTTCTTCACGATATGGTGTCAACACAGATTGAGCCAACAGTTGTAACCTTCAACGCAATAATCAGCGCATGTGTGAGGAATAATATGGGTGGCACTGCTTTTGAGTGGTTTCACAGGATGAAAATGCGGAGCATTGAGCCAAATGAAATTACGTATCAGATGTTGATTGAAGCTCTtgtacaagatggtaaaccaaGGCTTGCCTACGAGATGTACAAGAGGGCTTGCAGCCAAGGTCTTGAACTTCCTGCAAAGTCATATGACACTGTAATGGAGGCATGTAAAGCTTATGGTTCCCTCATAGATCTAACTACTTTGGGTCTTCGCCCTACGAAAAGGGAGGAACCCATCAG
- the LOC112885920 gene encoding pentatricopeptide repeat-containing protein At3g46610-like isoform X2, whose amino-acid sequence MASSLAAFHSAAGHVPRPRRQQGAAHGRAFSILQLLHLPPEPLPRRRSRRVAAEFATGGAGTTTGDGGGGRTRGVVGVDVAAVAAVLREARTADDVELLVNGILEGGAGEGGLLPLQVYTTVIRGLGKENCLDAAFAVVEHLKRRGVRLNQFLYNCLLGAVKNCGEFGRIEGVLADMEAQGISPNIVTFNTLMSVYVQQGKTDDVFRVYAEIEGRGLVPTAATYSTLMSAYKKAGDAFAAIKFFVMLRERYKKGELVGNHDNWEQEFVKFEKLTVRVCYMSMRRSLVSGQNPVGEVLKVLLAMDEAGVRPERSDYERLVWACTGEEHYAIGKELYQRIRERDGEISLSVCNHLIWLMGKSKKWWAALEIYEDLLEKGPKQNNLSYELIMSHFNILLNAAKRRGTWRWAVRLLNKMQEKGLKPGSKEWNAVLLACSRASETSAAVDIFKKMVEEGLKPDIVSYGALLSALEKGKLYDEALRVWEHMCKVGVKPNLYAYTILVSIYIGKGNHAMVDTVLHDMVSTQIEPTVVTFNAIISACVRNNMGGTAFEWFHRMKMRSIEPNEITYQMLIEALVQDGKPRLAYEMYKRACSQGLELPAKSYDTVMEACKAYGSLIDLTTLGLRPTKREEPIRLEDNFSSFSQIKELPNSTQHFGGTGM is encoded by the exons ATGGCCTCCTCCCTGGCCGCCTTCCACTCCGCAGCCGGCCACGTCCCCCGCCCTCGCAGGCAGCAGGGCGCCGCCCACGGGCGCGCCTTCTCCATCCTCCAGCTGCTCCACCTTCCGCCGGAGccgctgccccgccgccgctcccgaaGGGTCGCCGCTGAG TTCGCGACTGGCGGCGCTGGCACCACCaccggcgatggcggcggcggcaggacgAGGGGAGTCGTGGGCGTCGACGTTGCCGCGGTCGCTGCTGTGCTGCGTGAGGCCAGAACGGCTGATGACGTGGAGCTTCTGGTGAATGGTATCTTggaaggcggcgccggcgagggcggcctcCTGCCCCTCCAAGTGTACACCACCGTGATTCGGGGGCTCGGCAAGGAGAACTGCCTGGACGCCGCGTTCGCCGTCGTCGAGCATCTCAAACGGAGAGGGGTCAGGCTCAACCAATTCCTTTACAACTGCCTCCTCGGCGCTGTCAAGAACTGCGGCGAGTTCGGGCGGATTGAGGGTGTTCTCGCTGACATGGAAGCGCAGGGAATCTCCCCAAACATTGTGaccttcaacaccctgatgtcCGTCTATGTTCAACAGGGCAAGACGGACGATGTCTTCAGGGTGTACGCCGAAATTGAAGGCCGGGGACTCGTGCCGACTGCAGCAACATACTCCACTCTGATGTCAGCCTACAAGAAGGCCGGGGATGCGTTTGCAGCCATCAAGTTCTTTGTCATGCTCAGGGAGAGGTACAAGAAGGGTGAGTTGGTGGGGAACCATGACAATTGGGAGCAGGAGTTTGTCAAGTTTGAGAAGCTTACTGTCCGGGTGTGTTACATGTCAATGCGACGGTCTCTTGTCAGTGGGCAGAATCCGGTCGGTGAGGTGTTGAAGGTTCTCCTTGCCATGGATGAAGCAGGTGTGAGGCCAGAAAGAAGCGATTATGAGAGGCTTGTCTGGGCGTGCACTGGGGAGGAACATTACGCCATTGGCAAGGAGCTGTATCAGAGGATTCGTGAGCGTGATGGGGAGATAAGCCTGTCGGTCTGCAACCATCTGATTTGGCTGATGGGCAAGTCTAAGAAATGGTGGGCAGCTCTTGAGATTTATGAGGATTTGTTGGAGAAAGGGCCGAAGCAGAACAATTTGTCTTATGAGCTGATCATGTCACATTTCAACATTCTGCTGAATGCTGCAAAGAGAAGGGGAACTTGGAGGTGGGCTGTTAGGCTGCTTAACAAGATGCAAGAGAAGGGCTTGAAGCCTGGAAGCAAAGAGTGGAATGCAGTTCTACTTGCATGTTCAAGGGCTTCTGAAACATCGGCCGCAGTGGATATCTTCAAGAAAATGGTAGAGGAAGGGTTGAAACCAGATATAGTTTCCTATGGAGCACTGCTGAGTGCACTTGAGAAAGGCAAGCTATATGATGAGGCCCTGAGAGTCTGGGAACACATGTGCAAAGTTGGTGTTAAGCCAAACCTGTATGCATATACAATTTTGGTTTCAATTTACATTGGTAAGGGCAATCATGCTATGGTAGATACTGTTCTTCACGATATGGTGTCAACACAGATTGAGCCAACAGTTGTAACCTTCAACGCAATAATCAGCGCATGTGTGAGGAATAATATGGGTGGCACTGCTTTTGAGTGGTTTCACAGGATGAAAATGCGGAGCATTGAGCCAAATGAAATTACGTATCAGATGTTGATTGAAGCTCTtgtacaagatggtaaaccaaGGCTTGCCTACGAGATGTACAAGAGGGCTTGCAGCCAAGGTCTTGAACTTCCTGCAAAGTCATATGACACTGTAATGGAGGCATGTAAAGCTTATGGTTCCCTCATAGATCTAACTACTTTGGGTCTTCGCCCTACGAAAAGGGAGGAACCCATCAGGTTAGAGGATAACTTTTCGAGTTTTTCTCAAATCAAGGAGCTGCCTAACAGTACTCAACATTTTGGAGGCACTGGAAT
- the LOC112885920 gene encoding pentatricopeptide repeat-containing protein At3g46610-like isoform X1: MASSLAAFHSAAGHVPRPRRQQGAAHGRAFSILQLLHLPPEPLPRRRSRRVAAEFATGGAGTTTGDGGGGRTRGVVGVDVAAVAAVLREARTADDVELLVNGILEGGAGEGGLLPLQVYTTVIRGLGKENCLDAAFAVVEHLKRRGVRLNQFLYNCLLGAVKNCGEFGRIEGVLADMEAQGISPNIVTFNTLMSVYVQQGKTDDVFRVYAEIEGRGLVPTAATYSTLMSAYKKAGDAFAAIKFFVMLRERYKKGELVGNHDNWEQEFVKFEKLTVRVCYMSMRRSLVSGQNPVGEVLKVLLAMDEAGVRPERSDYERLVWACTGEEHYAIGKELYQRIRERDGEISLSVCNHLIWLMGKSKKWWAALEIYEDLLEKGPKQNNLSYELIMSHFNILLNAAKRRGTWRWAVRLLNKMQEKGLKPGSKEWNAVLLACSRASETSAAVDIFKKMVEEGLKPDIVSYGALLSALEKGKLYDEALRVWEHMCKVGVKPNLYAYTILVSIYIGKGNHAMVDTVLHDMVSTQIEPTVVTFNAIISACVRNNMGGTAFEWFHRMKMRSIEPNEITYQMLIEALVQDGKPRLAYEMYKRACSQGLELPAKSYDTVMEACKAYGSLIDLTTLGLRPTKREEPIRLEDNFSSFSQIKELPNSTQHFGGTGMYGFFRYRMARP; this comes from the exons ATGGCCTCCTCCCTGGCCGCCTTCCACTCCGCAGCCGGCCACGTCCCCCGCCCTCGCAGGCAGCAGGGCGCCGCCCACGGGCGCGCCTTCTCCATCCTCCAGCTGCTCCACCTTCCGCCGGAGccgctgccccgccgccgctcccgaaGGGTCGCCGCTGAG TTCGCGACTGGCGGCGCTGGCACCACCaccggcgatggcggcggcggcaggacgAGGGGAGTCGTGGGCGTCGACGTTGCCGCGGTCGCTGCTGTGCTGCGTGAGGCCAGAACGGCTGATGACGTGGAGCTTCTGGTGAATGGTATCTTggaaggcggcgccggcgagggcggcctcCTGCCCCTCCAAGTGTACACCACCGTGATTCGGGGGCTCGGCAAGGAGAACTGCCTGGACGCCGCGTTCGCCGTCGTCGAGCATCTCAAACGGAGAGGGGTCAGGCTCAACCAATTCCTTTACAACTGCCTCCTCGGCGCTGTCAAGAACTGCGGCGAGTTCGGGCGGATTGAGGGTGTTCTCGCTGACATGGAAGCGCAGGGAATCTCCCCAAACATTGTGaccttcaacaccctgatgtcCGTCTATGTTCAACAGGGCAAGACGGACGATGTCTTCAGGGTGTACGCCGAAATTGAAGGCCGGGGACTCGTGCCGACTGCAGCAACATACTCCACTCTGATGTCAGCCTACAAGAAGGCCGGGGATGCGTTTGCAGCCATCAAGTTCTTTGTCATGCTCAGGGAGAGGTACAAGAAGGGTGAGTTGGTGGGGAACCATGACAATTGGGAGCAGGAGTTTGTCAAGTTTGAGAAGCTTACTGTCCGGGTGTGTTACATGTCAATGCGACGGTCTCTTGTCAGTGGGCAGAATCCGGTCGGTGAGGTGTTGAAGGTTCTCCTTGCCATGGATGAAGCAGGTGTGAGGCCAGAAAGAAGCGATTATGAGAGGCTTGTCTGGGCGTGCACTGGGGAGGAACATTACGCCATTGGCAAGGAGCTGTATCAGAGGATTCGTGAGCGTGATGGGGAGATAAGCCTGTCGGTCTGCAACCATCTGATTTGGCTGATGGGCAAGTCTAAGAAATGGTGGGCAGCTCTTGAGATTTATGAGGATTTGTTGGAGAAAGGGCCGAAGCAGAACAATTTGTCTTATGAGCTGATCATGTCACATTTCAACATTCTGCTGAATGCTGCAAAGAGAAGGGGAACTTGGAGGTGGGCTGTTAGGCTGCTTAACAAGATGCAAGAGAAGGGCTTGAAGCCTGGAAGCAAAGAGTGGAATGCAGTTCTACTTGCATGTTCAAGGGCTTCTGAAACATCGGCCGCAGTGGATATCTTCAAGAAAATGGTAGAGGAAGGGTTGAAACCAGATATAGTTTCCTATGGAGCACTGCTGAGTGCACTTGAGAAAGGCAAGCTATATGATGAGGCCCTGAGAGTCTGGGAACACATGTGCAAAGTTGGTGTTAAGCCAAACCTGTATGCATATACAATTTTGGTTTCAATTTACATTGGTAAGGGCAATCATGCTATGGTAGATACTGTTCTTCACGATATGGTGTCAACACAGATTGAGCCAACAGTTGTAACCTTCAACGCAATAATCAGCGCATGTGTGAGGAATAATATGGGTGGCACTGCTTTTGAGTGGTTTCACAGGATGAAAATGCGGAGCATTGAGCCAAATGAAATTACGTATCAGATGTTGATTGAAGCTCTtgtacaagatggtaaaccaaGGCTTGCCTACGAGATGTACAAGAGGGCTTGCAGCCAAGGTCTTGAACTTCCTGCAAAGTCATATGACACTGTAATGGAGGCATGTAAAGCTTATGGTTCCCTCATAGATCTAACTACTTTGGGTCTTCGCCCTACGAAAAGGGAGGAACCCATCAGGTTAGAGGATAACTTTTCGAGTTTTTCTCAAATCAAGGAGCTGCCTAACAGTACTCAACATTTTGGAGGCACTGGAATGTATGGATTTTTTAGATACAGAATGGCAAGACCATAA